The genomic segment GTACAGCACTCCGGCGAGCAGGAACAGCGCGCCGGTCAGCAGTCCGTGGCTGACCATCTGGAAGACGGCCCCGGTGACGGCGAGCCGGCGGGCCTCCTCCGCTCCGGCGCCCGTGGCCGCCGCCGCGCCGAACGCCAGGACGATATAGCCCATGTGGTTCACGGAGGTGTAGGCGATCATCCGCTTGAAGTCGGTCTGGGCGAGGGCGACCAGCGCCCCGTACAGCACCGACACCAGGCCCACGACCACGAAGACCTGGGCGTACTCGCGCCAGGCGCCGGGGAGGACGGGCATGGCGATGCGCAGGAAGCCGTAGGTGCCCATCTTCAGCAGGACGCCGGCCAGGATCGCCGAGCCCACGGCGGGGGCCTCGGTGTGGGCGGGCGGCAGCCAGGTGTGGAAGGGCACGGTCGGTGTCTTGACGGCCAGTCCGGCACCGATGGCGAGCAGCACCAGGCCGCCGTACGCGGCCCGTCCGGCGAGCGGGTTCTCCCGGGTCAGCTCGACGATGTCGAAGGTGTGCGGGTCGGCGGCCAGGAAGAGGCCGATGAAGCCCAGGAGGAGGGCCAGGGAGCCGAGGAAGGTGTAGAGGAAGAACGTGAGGGCCGCGCGGGCGGCGTCCCGGTGGCCCCAGCCCGCGATGACGAAGTACATCGCGACGATCGACAGGTCGAAGAAGAGGAAGAAGAGGATCAGGTCCAGGGCGGCGAACAGCCCGAGGCAGGTGGTCTGCAGAAAGAGGAAGAGGGCGGCGAACTCCCGCACCCGGCGGGTTTCCCGCCGGGCCCAGGTGTAGCCGGCGCAGGCGAGGAACAGCACGCAGGTGAGGGCCATCAGCGGCAGGGAGAGCCCGTCGGCGCCGACGTGGTAGCTCACCCCCGCGTCCGGGATCCAGCGCACCCGCTGCTCGTACTGCATTCCGCCGCCGGTCCGGTATCCCGCCCAGATCACGGCGGTGAGGGCGAGTTCCGCCGCCGCTGCCGCCAGCCAGCCGCCGAGGAAGACGGCGCGGGGCACGCGGCGGGGCAGGCAGAGCAGGAGCGCCGCCACCGCGGTGGGGAGCAGGACGAGGACCGTGAGCACGGCGGTCACCTCACAGCGACGAGGACGAGGGCGAGAGCGAGGACGGTGAAGACCGCGACGGCCTGGGCGAGGTACTGGTGCAGCTGACCGGTCTGCGGCCGGCGCGCCAGCCGACCCAGGGCCGCGGCCCCGGCGGCGACCCCCCGGACGAGGCCGTCGAGCCACTCCTCCCGCCCTCCGGCGCGGCCGTCCGGCCGCCCGGTGGCGCGGGCGAGCCGCAGCGTCGCGCGGGCCGCCGAGACGGTGGCCCGGTCCGGGCCCCGGGCGTCGAGGACGGCCACGGCCCCGGCGGCGCGCAGGGCTCCGTGCCCGGCCGCGCGGACGGCCCGGGCAAGGACGCGGTCGTCGAAGGCGGCCAGCGCCCCGGCCAGCCGCAGGACGGGGCGGAGGACGAGCAGCCGGGCCAGTGCCTCCAGCCGCATCCAGTCGCCCCACCAGGCGGTGACGGCGGGCGGCAGCGGCAGCGGGCGGGCGGCCCGCCGCAGGACGACGGCCGAGGCCGCCAGGACGAGGGCGGTGGACAGCGCCACCTCCCAGCCGTGCGGGGTGGGTTCGCCCGCGGTGGAGAGGGCCCGGGCGAACGTCCCCCGGGCGGGATCGAACGCGAGGACGGCGAGCGCGGCACAGGCGAGGGCCAGCCCGCCCAGGGCCCAGGACGCCGGGGCGGGCAGCGCTCCCCCGCCGCCGCGGGCCGCACCGCCGTCACGGGGGGCGCCACCGTCCCGTTCGGGGCCGGGCGCGGGCTGCCAGACGAACCAGAGGGCCTTGACGCTGTAGACGGCGGCGACCACGGCGGCCGCGAGCCCTGCCGCGTACAGTGCTGCCCCGTGCTTCAGGGCCGCGGCCAGGAGCAGGTCCTTGGCCCCCCAGAGCACCAGTGGCGGCCAGCCCGCCAGGGTCAGCGCGGCGACGGTGAAGGTGACTCCGGCCACGCGGTGGCGGCGCGCGGCTCCGCGCAGCCCGGGCAGAGCCTTGGTGCCCAGCAGGGTCAGCCAGGCCCCCGCCACCAGGAAGGCCAGGCTCTTGGCCGCGGCGTGGCCGATGAACTGGAGTGTCCCGCCGGTGATGCCCCCGGTGCCGGCCGCGAGCACCATGAACCCGGTCTGGGCGCAGGTGGAGGCCGCCAGCAGCTGTTTGAGGTCGGTCTGGGCGGCGGCGACCAGGCCGAGGAGCACGGCGGTGGCGGCGCCGGCCCAGGCCGTCACCGGCCCGCCCCAGCCCGAGGCCGTCAGCAGCGGTCCGGCCCTGAGGAGCAGATAGGCCCCGGCGGCGGCCATGGTCGCCGAGTGGAGCAGCGCGGAGACCGGGCTCGGGCCCTCCATCGCCCGGGAGAGCCAGAAGCTGAAGGGCAGTTGGGCCGATTTGCCGAGGGCCGCCACGATGACGCCCGCGGTGACGACGGACAGCCAGGGGCCGGTGGTACCGGACAGCCCGTCCAGGTCCAGCCCTCCGGCGGCGCCGCCGGCGAGCGCGGCGCCCGCGGCGACGTAGAGGCCGAGGTCGGCGGCGCGGGTGGTGAGGAACGCGGTGCCGGCGGCCCGCACCCGCGCCGGTTCCCGCCACCAGTAGCCGATGAGGGCCCAGGAGGTGGCGCCCATCAGCTCCCAGGCCATGAGCAGCACGGGCAGGGTCTGCGCGGTGACGGTGGTGAGCATGGCGCCGGAGAAGAGGAGCATCAGCCCGGAGAAGCGGGCCCGCGCCTCACCGGGCCCGTTGCCCCGGCTGCTGAAGACGAGGACGGCCAGGGTGACCGCGGCCGTGGCCACGGCCACCGGGCCGGACAGGCCGTCCGCCGCCAGCCGCACCGGAAGACCCTCCAGCAGCGGCGCCGCGGCAACGGGCCGGGTGGTGGCGGCGGAGCAGGCCAGCCCCAGGGTGACGGCGGCCGCGGCGACCGCCGTCCCGGGTGCCGCCCGGTCGGCCCGGCGGCCCAGGACGGCCAGGGCCGTGCCGGAGCCCAGCGGCAGGGCGATGAGCGCCCACAGCGGCCAGCTCACTCCTTCAGCTCCGCGGCCATGTCGGTCATGTCGATCTCCTGGGCGCGGAAGAGGGCGGTGACCACGGCGAACCCGACGGCCATCTCCACGGCCATCACGGTGACGGCCAGCACGATGAGCACCTGGCCGTCGGCGCCGGCGGGCGCGATGTGGTGCCAGACGGCCGCGGCGGCCACGATCAGCCCGCCCAGCATGAGTTCGAGCCCCATCATCAGCATCACGACCGACTGCTGGGTGAGCGCGCCGAACAGACCGGTGCTGAACAGCGCGGCTGCGAGCAGGAGAAGCGTTTCCAGGGTCACCGCCGGCCACCTCCCGGCACCGGGTCGTCGGGCCGGCGGGCCTTCAGATCGTCCCCGAAGCGGTCGTAGCGGCCGCGGCGAGTGGCCAGGACGACCGTGCCGACGATGGTGGCGAACAGGGCCATGCCCAAGGTCATCATGGTGAGCATGTGCGGCCCCATCAGCGACATGCCCAGGTCGTGGGTGGGGTCGGCGGGCGGCCGGCCGCGGCGGGCCGGCCAGGGGGCGAGCAGGATGCCCGCGGCGAGCGCGGCGAAGACGGCCCCGCAGAGGACCGCCGCGCCCTTGGTGTTGTGCAGCATCGACATGGGCATCAGCCCGGCCGGGTTCATCATGTACATCACCATGAAGACGGCCATGAGGGCCATCTCGACGGTCATCATCAGCAGGATGACGACCCCCAGGTAGTCCAGCCCGAGGAGCATCACCACGCCGCCCGCGCACAGCAGCGAGGTGAGCAGGGCGTAGGTGGCCCGGGCCATGGAGTCGAAGCGGAACACCATGACCCCGGCGGCGGCCGCGAGGACGGCCAGCACCCAGAACAGCGCGTGTTCGAGCATCGGGTGATTCCGCTCCCTTCATCGGTTCAGGACGACGACGGCGACGGCCAGGGCCTGAAGCAGTGTCAGTGGGACGAGGACCGTCCAGGCGAACTCCGTGTACCGCTCCATCCGGACGGCGGGCAGGGCGCGCCGGACCGCGAGCAGGACGGCCAGCACGGCCGCCGTCTTCAGCAGCGTCCAGAGCCAGCCGGGCAGCAGCGGGCCGTGGCCGCCGCCGAGGAAGAGCGGCACGGCGAATCCGGCCGCCACCACCAGCAGCGTCCACCGCCCGCCGAGGAGGACCAGCCGCGCGGGGCCGCCGAGTTCGGCCGCCGCGCCGCCCGCCGCGTCCCGGCCCAGCGGATGGCCGAAGGGCCCCCAGAACGCCATGGCGACGGCGCTCAGCAGATAGACGGCGAAGGCGGCCGGCATCCAGAGCGCGAACCACAGGCCCTCCTGCCGCGCGACCACCTCACCGACCCGCAGCGACTCCGCGCCGAGCGCGGCCGTCGTGATCGCCAGCATGTGCGGCAGCTCGTAGGCCAGGCCCTGGGCGAGGAAGCGGTAGCCCCCGGTCAGCGACAGCGCCGAGTTGGGCCCCCAGCCCGTGAGCCAGACGGCCGCCCAGGCCAGCACCTCCATGGCGTTGAACCAGACGATGCCGACGCCCGGGTCGGTGACGGACCGGAACCCCAGGGGCAGCACCGCGCCCGCCAGGACGGCGGCGGTGGGGAGCAGCGCCACCCCCGCCCGGCGGAGCGCGCCGTCCGCGGCGGTGGTGGTCCGCGGCTGCTGCACCAGGAGCCGCAGCGCCTCCCGCAGCGGTGCGGCCGCCCGGCTCGTCAGTTCGCGGGCGGAACCCGCCGGGCCCCGCTCGGCCGCCGCGGACACGGCCGCTCCGCACCCGGCCGTGACGGCGGCCAGGGCCAGCAGCGCGAACGGCAGCACGGCGGCCGCCCAGAGCGGTGCGGTCTCAGACACCGGCGGCCTCCCGCCGGTCGGCGGCCGTGAGCTCGTCGAGGTCCGGGTCGAGACTGGCGACGACAATCCGGGCGCCGGCGAACTCGGCTCCGCTCAGCAGACCCGGGAGGACGTCCAGCAGCCCCCGTGACGGGGGCGCGGCACCGTCCAGGGTGCCGCGCGGGCCCGTCCGGTCGTCCCGTGCCAGGGGCCGTTCGTCGCCGAACTGCCCGGCGGCGCGCCCGAGTTCGTCCAGCCACACCAGCAGCCGGTCGTAGGCGTCCCCGCCGGCGGTGTGCGCCGGCCCGGAGACGCCGGCGGCCCGGGCCTCCGCGGCGGGCAGCGGGCCGAGCCCGGCGGTCAGCAGCCGCAGGGCACGCGACCGCGCCACCCGGCGGGCCAGCGAGACGACGTCCTCGCGCAGCCGGTCCCCGGGTTCCGCCGACAGGGCGCCGTCCCGCAGCCGGCGGGCGCGGGCGGCCGGGTCGTCCCAGCCCGCGACGGCGAGGAAGCGGCCCAGGCTGTCCAGATGGGCGGCGCAGCGCCGGCGGGCGGCCTCGGCCCGGGGGACGGTCTCCCCCCGGGCGGCGCGCAGCCACGGCTCGTCCCAGAACGGGTCCTTCCGGCGCCGCACGGGCAGGGTCTCCGTCCCGGCCCGCTGGACAACGTCGCCCTGCAGGACCAGGCGCAGGATCAGCCCGGCCGGCCAGTCCGGCAGCGCGGGTCCGAGGGGCAGGTGCAGCCGGTCGAGCGTGAGGCCGTCCCGGTCCTCCGCCCGTTCGGCCATCGGAAGGCCCGCGGGTCCGGACATCTCGTGCGTCTCGTGCGAGGAGTGGCCGCCACCGTGACCGCCGTCGCCGTCGCCGTCACCGCCGCCGCTGTCGCCGTGGCCGCTCTCCTGCCCGCCGCCCTGGCCGTCGGGATCGCCCTGACCGTCGCTGTGACCGCCGTGGTCGTTGTGACCGCCCCGGTCATCCTGGTCTCCGCCGTCATCGTGGTGACCGCCCGCCCCGTCATCCGTCCGTTCCCCGCGGCCGCCACCGGGCCGCCCGTTCCGCCCCGCGGCGGATTCACCGCCGCTCGGGGGCACGGCCGGTGCGAGGTCGTGCCGGGTCCCGGCGTCCTCGCGCAGCAGCCGGTGCCCGGTGTCCAGTGCCGCAGCCGCGTCGCCGGGGTGACGCACCGCCAGCCGGACGGCCGGCTTCGGCACCCCCTCCCAGATCCCGTCGAGCCAGGAGTCCTCCCCGATCGGATCGCGTTCCCCGGCGACGACGAGCAGATCCGCGGCGGCGGGGCTCTCGCTCCGCGGCCATCCCCGGCGCCGCAGTTCGGCTTCGAGTTCCAGCCGGACGGGGGTGGCTCCCGGCAGGGCGACCAGCATGACGCCCGGGCGGCTCAGCGCGGCACGCCGGAGGCGGTCTCTCAGGTCCACCGGAAGGCCCCCTCGCGCCGGGCGTAGACCACGCCCGCGAAGAGAATGCCGAGGAAGAGGAACATCTCGGCCACGGCGCTCGGGCCCTTCTCGGAGACC from the Streptomyces xinghaiensis S187 genome contains:
- a CDS encoding complex I subunit 4 family protein translates to MLTVLVLLPTAVAALLLCLPRRVPRAVFLGGWLAAAAAELALTAVIWAGYRTGGGMQYEQRVRWIPDAGVSYHVGADGLSLPLMALTCVLFLACAGYTWARRETRRVREFAALFLFLQTTCLGLFAALDLILFFLFFDLSIVAMYFVIAGWGHRDAARAALTFFLYTFLGSLALLLGFIGLFLAADPHTFDIVELTRENPLAGRAAYGGLVLLAIGAGLAVKTPTVPFHTWLPPAHTEAPAVGSAILAGVLLKMGTYGFLRIAMPVLPGAWREYAQVFVVVGLVSVLYGALVALAQTDFKRMIAYTSVNHMGYIVLAFGAAAATGAGAEEARRLAVTGAVFQMVSHGLLTGALFLLAGVLYDRCRTYEMAAYSGLAGRAPVFAALTGVAAFASLGLPGFSGFIAEFQIFTGSLGSRPVETSLAVLGILLTAGLFLRALQRMLLGPLRLPDAPGAGRPFPDLRAPERVAVVPLLGLGVLLGIAPRFVLDVIEPASRGAMELLSR
- a CDS encoding proton-conducting transporter membrane subunit codes for the protein MSWPLWALIALPLGSGTALAVLGRRADRAAPGTAVAAAAVTLGLACSAATTRPVAAAPLLEGLPVRLAADGLSGPVAVATAAVTLAVLVFSSRGNGPGEARARFSGLMLLFSGAMLTTVTAQTLPVLLMAWELMGATSWALIGYWWREPARVRAAGTAFLTTRAADLGLYVAAGAALAGGAAGGLDLDGLSGTTGPWLSVVTAGVIVAALGKSAQLPFSFWLSRAMEGPSPVSALLHSATMAAAGAYLLLRAGPLLTASGWGGPVTAWAGAATAVLLGLVAAAQTDLKQLLAASTCAQTGFMVLAAGTGGITGGTLQFIGHAAAKSLAFLVAGAWLTLLGTKALPGLRGAARRHRVAGVTFTVAALTLAGWPPLVLWGAKDLLLAAALKHGAALYAAGLAAAVVAAVYSVKALWFVWQPAPGPERDGGAPRDGGAARGGGGALPAPASWALGGLALACAALAVLAFDPARGTFARALSTAGEPTPHGWEVALSTALVLAASAVVLRRAARPLPLPPAVTAWWGDWMRLEALARLLVLRPVLRLAGALAAFDDRVLARAVRAAGHGALRAAGAVAVLDARGPDRATVSAARATLRLARATGRPDGRAGGREEWLDGLVRGVAAGAAALGRLARRPQTGQLHQYLAQAVAVFTVLALALVLVAVR
- a CDS encoding NADH-quinone oxidoreductase subunit NuoK yields the protein MTLETLLLLAAALFSTGLFGALTQQSVVMLMMGLELMLGGLIVAAAAVWHHIAPAGADGQVLIVLAVTVMAVEMAVGFAVVTALFRAQEIDMTDMAAELKE
- a CDS encoding NADH-quinone oxidoreductase subunit J codes for the protein MLEHALFWVLAVLAAAAGVMVFRFDSMARATYALLTSLLCAGGVVMLLGLDYLGVVILLMMTVEMALMAVFMVMYMMNPAGLMPMSMLHNTKGAAVLCGAVFAALAAGILLAPWPARRGRPPADPTHDLGMSLMGPHMLTMMTLGMALFATIVGTVVLATRRGRYDRFGDDLKARRPDDPVPGGGRR
- a CDS encoding NADH-quinone oxidoreductase subunit H yields the protein MSETAPLWAAAVLPFALLALAAVTAGCGAAVSAAAERGPAGSARELTSRAAAPLREALRLLVQQPRTTTAADGALRRAGVALLPTAAVLAGAVLPLGFRSVTDPGVGIVWFNAMEVLAWAAVWLTGWGPNSALSLTGGYRFLAQGLAYELPHMLAITTAALGAESLRVGEVVARQEGLWFALWMPAAFAVYLLSAVAMAFWGPFGHPLGRDAAGGAAAELGGPARLVLLGGRWTLLVVAAGFAVPLFLGGGHGPLLPGWLWTLLKTAAVLAVLLAVRRALPAVRMERYTEFAWTVLVPLTLLQALAVAVVVLNR